One segment of Streptomyces bathyalis DNA contains the following:
- a CDS encoding serine/threonine-protein kinase produces MHGTLLAERYRLVEPLGSGGAGTVWFARDVRLGRPVAVKVLHHAPTTDDAASEARFQREAKITARLSGHPQIVSIYDCRHSLDAHGRNIPYVVMEHVMGPCLTDLVTQPPTLTVARAVDWSAQVCDALAAAHDEGIIHRNIKPGNVMLARTRSGSGSVKVVDFGVAAYIDGERHRTTTQGRLVGSPAYMAPEQAQGDTALDGRTDLYALGCLLYVLLTGRPPFTSDGYGAVPAAHARTVPQPPGAHRGGVPGALDELVLELLAKDPEGRPRDAREVRDRLHTVLAEPQPSPDPPAQRPHGAQPPARKAHAAGEGRADTPSASGERAEADRRPAEVAHQPHRSHARVPGADHPGTLKARHNHASILASAGEHAEAAALFAEVAQDYARVLGADHPDTLTARHNHATSLAATGERAEAAHLLAKVARDRARVLGEDHPDTLDARLDERRS; encoded by the coding sequence ATGCACGGAACGCTACTGGCAGAGCGCTACCGGCTGGTCGAGCCGCTGGGATCAGGGGGCGCGGGCACGGTCTGGTTCGCACGGGACGTTCGCCTTGGCCGGCCGGTGGCCGTCAAGGTGCTCCATCACGCCCCGACGACGGACGACGCCGCGTCAGAAGCCCGTTTCCAACGCGAGGCGAAGATCACCGCACGGCTCTCGGGCCACCCGCAGATCGTGTCCATCTACGACTGCCGCCACAGTCTCGATGCCCATGGCCGCAACATCCCCTACGTGGTGATGGAGCACGTCATGGGCCCCTGCCTCACCGATCTGGTCACCCAGCCGCCGACCCTGACGGTGGCCCGTGCGGTCGATTGGAGCGCGCAGGTCTGCGACGCTCTCGCCGCGGCCCACGACGAGGGAATCATCCACCGCAACATCAAGCCCGGCAACGTCATGCTTGCTCGCACGCGCTCGGGCAGCGGGAGCGTCAAGGTCGTGGACTTCGGCGTCGCTGCCTACATCGACGGTGAGCGCCATCGGACCACCACCCAGGGACGCCTGGTGGGCTCCCCCGCCTATATGGCGCCCGAACAGGCACAGGGAGACACAGCCCTCGACGGCCGTACCGACCTGTACGCATTGGGCTGCCTGTTGTACGTCCTTCTCACCGGACGCCCGCCCTTCACGTCCGACGGCTATGGGGCAGTACCGGCCGCCCACGCCCGCACCGTTCCTCAACCCCCCGGCGCCCATCGAGGCGGCGTCCCCGGGGCCTTGGACGAACTCGTCCTGGAGCTCCTCGCCAAAGATCCCGAAGGCCGTCCCCGGGACGCTCGCGAGGTCCGCGACCGCCTGCACACGGTGCTGGCCGAACCGCAACCGAGCCCTGACCCACCCGCGCAGAGGCCACATGGTGCTCAGCCACCCGCACGCAAGGCACATGCCGCCGGAGAGGGACGAGCAGACACGCCCAGTGCTTCAGGCGAACGTGCCGAAGCCGACCGCCGACCTGCCGAAGTGGCCCACCAGCCCCACCGGAGTCACGCCCGCGTTCCGGGCGCCGACCACCCAGGCACCCTGAAGGCCAGGCACAACCACGCGAGCATCCTCGCTTCCGCCGGCGAACACGCCGAAGCCGCCGCCCTGTTCGCCGAGGTCGCCCAGGACTACGCCCGCGTACTGGGCGCCGACCATCCGGACACCCTGACCGCCAGGCACAACCACGCGACCAGCCTCGCCGCCACAGGCGAACGTGCCGAAGCGGCCCACCTGCTCGCCAAGGTCGCCCGGGATCGCGCCCGCGTACTGGGCGAGGACCACCCGGACACCCTCGACGCCCGGCTCGACGAGCGCCGGAGCTGA